The following coding sequences are from one Archaeoglobaceae archaeon window:
- a CDS encoding Zn-ribbon domain-containing OB-fold protein encodes MFAEFFSNLKEGKLIGLKCKDCGAITCPPKNTCNKCSSRNLERVLLSGKGVIKSYTVTYIAPMGYEKEAPYTVALVELLEGAWIVGRLDVDPKIADSEDLIGKRVSIYAKEFQSEMFYPDKSKRVVPYFKIEG; translated from the coding sequence ATGTTTGCAGAGTTCTTCAGCAACCTGAAGGAAGGAAAACTCATTGGCTTGAAATGCAAAGACTGCGGGGCGATTACATGCCCTCCAAAGAACACCTGCAACAAATGTTCTTCCAGAAATCTTGAGAGGGTTTTGCTAAGTGGCAAGGGAGTTATCAAAAGCTATACCGTCACTTACATAGCCCCAATGGGATACGAAAAAGAGGCCCCATATACTGTAGCACTCGTTGAGCTTCTCGAAGGGGCATGGATCGTTGGAAGGCTCGATGTCGATCCAAAAATTGCTGACAGCGAGGATCTTATCGGAAAGAGGGTTTCGATTTACGCCAAGGAATTTCAGAGTGAGATGTTCTATCCAGATAAGAGCAAAAGAGTCGTGCCATATTTCAAAATAGAGGGATAA
- a CDS encoding acyl-CoA dehydrogenase family protein, whose product MKFELSEELRDLQNAVREFAEKEIKPYGKEFDEKAEYPWEIYRKASKLGYIGASVPEELGGAGMGCLAEAVISIELTRADSSIGSAIDLAVLGVPMILKHGTEEQKESYIPGVVKGKAPSAIAITEPDCGTDVSAIRTKAVKDGNDWVINGSKTFITNGSIASYAIVLAKTSETSPPHAGISAFIVETTREGYEAKRIKKMGLNCHDTCEVVLKSVRVPAENLIGKENRGFYQLMDFFNESRIKIGALHLGMAIGAYERALEYAKQRKAFGKPLIEHQAIAFKLAEMFTMIEAARLLVYKAAWLVDEGSANPAISSAAKLFASEVAVRVCSEAVQIFGGYGYSKEYDVERYYRDARVGTIYEGTSEAQKIVISRFLGGKLTR is encoded by the coding sequence ATGAAATTTGAGCTAAGCGAAGAGCTAAGAGACTTGCAGAATGCGGTTAGAGAGTTTGCTGAAAAAGAGATAAAGCCCTACGGAAAGGAGTTCGATGAAAAGGCAGAATATCCATGGGAAATCTACAGAAAAGCCTCGAAGCTGGGCTATATTGGAGCGAGCGTTCCCGAAGAGTTAGGCGGAGCGGGAATGGGATGCTTGGCTGAGGCTGTGATCAGCATCGAACTAACAAGAGCGGACAGTAGCATAGGATCCGCAATCGATCTTGCGGTGCTTGGAGTTCCTATGATCCTAAAGCATGGCACTGAAGAGCAAAAGGAAAGCTACATCCCGGGAGTAGTAAAAGGAAAAGCTCCATCCGCGATTGCAATAACTGAGCCGGACTGCGGAACAGATGTTTCCGCAATTAGAACAAAGGCTGTAAAAGATGGCAACGATTGGGTGATCAACGGCTCAAAGACGTTCATAACAAACGGTAGCATCGCTTCCTACGCAATTGTTCTTGCAAAGACTTCAGAAACAAGCCCTCCACATGCCGGAATAAGTGCTTTTATCGTTGAAACAACTCGCGAAGGCTATGAGGCTAAAAGAATCAAGAAGATGGGTCTTAACTGCCACGATACCTGCGAAGTTGTGCTTAAAAGTGTCAGAGTTCCTGCGGAGAATCTTATAGGCAAGGAGAACAGGGGTTTTTACCAGCTAATGGATTTCTTTAACGAAAGCAGAATTAAAATCGGAGCCCTGCACCTTGGAATGGCAATTGGAGCCTATGAGAGGGCACTGGAGTATGCAAAGCAGAGGAAGGCATTTGGAAAGCCATTGATTGAGCATCAGGCTATAGCTTTTAAGCTTGCTGAGATGTTCACGATGATTGAGGCTGCGAGGCTTTTGGTTTATAAGGCTGCTTGGCTTGTTGATGAAGGAAGCGCAAATCCTGCGATAAGTTCTGCTGCGAAGCTATTTGCAAGTGAAGTGGCTGTGAGGGTTTGCAGTGAGGCTGTGCAGATATTCGGTGGTTATGGATACAGCAAGGAATACGATGTCGAGAGGTATTACAGGGATGCGAGGGTTGGGACGATCTATGAAGGGACGAGTGAGGCGCAGAAGATTGTTATAAGTAGGTTTCTGGGTGGTAAGCTAACGCGATAG
- a CDS encoding VOC family protein gives MEDLRIDQIGVVTRDIDKLTRFFREKFGVDFVIFETQQQKGRLKIALTNLGEVQLELIQVLEGETIHAEFLKRKGEGLHHIGFFVKNLDEKLRIAKENGMEVVEQGEIAGVRYAYLDTEKDIGLTLEFIEA, from the coding sequence ATGGAAGATCTGAGAATAGATCAGATCGGAGTTGTAACGAGAGATATCGATAAATTGACGAGATTTTTCAGAGAAAAGTTCGGAGTTGATTTCGTTATCTTTGAAACCCAACAACAAAAGGGAAGACTAAAGATTGCGCTAACAAATCTTGGAGAAGTTCAGCTCGAACTGATTCAGGTTCTCGAAGGCGAAACAATACATGCAGAGTTTCTTAAAAGAAAAGGTGAGGGATTGCACCATATTGGCTTCTTTGTTAAGAATCTGGACGAAAAGCTGAGGATTGCAAAGGAGAATGGAATGGAAGTTGTTGAGCAAGGAGAGATCGCTGGAGTCAGATACGCCTATCTCGATACCGAAAAAGATATTGGATTAACTCTTGAATTCATCGAAGCCTGA
- a CDS encoding histone deacetylase translates to MVTGIVFHPAYLEHEQSPTHPERKERLAYTIDQLREEGIFDSPEIKILEPVEASIEDVLEVHTKEYIDFLREESKTGGVIDADTNIPVGVFEKALLAAGGTIRGAKAVLEGEVDNAFALVRPPGHHAKPHIGAGFCYINNIAVMVKWLLKKGLKRILILDWDAHHGDGTQEVFYNDKRVLFISTHQIPLYPGTGYPQECGEGEGMGYTVNIPLPPGTGDEGYKMVIEEIIEPITLEFEPEFIAISAGLDAHFTDQLTGLALTAKGYAEMFKWCISIAEELCDGRVVATLEGGYSVEAALPYTNLGIISAMAGFDISAIREPENYLAELVWRKKTAAIPKLKTNIEEVKKVHSKFWKCFR, encoded by the coding sequence ATGGTAACGGGCATTGTATTCCATCCAGCTTATCTCGAACACGAGCAGAGTCCAACTCACCCGGAAAGAAAAGAAAGACTAGCCTATACAATAGATCAGCTAAGAGAAGAGGGAATATTTGACTCTCCCGAGATAAAAATCCTTGAACCAGTTGAGGCGAGCATCGAAGACGTTCTCGAAGTGCACACCAAGGAATACATCGACTTTCTTAGGGAAGAAAGCAAGACCGGTGGAGTAATAGATGCGGACACGAATATTCCTGTCGGAGTATTTGAAAAGGCCTTACTCGCTGCTGGTGGAACAATTAGAGGAGCCAAAGCTGTCCTCGAAGGAGAAGTAGATAATGCATTTGCCTTGGTTCGTCCGCCAGGACATCATGCAAAACCTCACATAGGTGCGGGATTCTGCTATATAAACAACATTGCGGTGATGGTAAAGTGGTTACTGAAGAAGGGACTTAAAAGGATCCTTATCCTTGACTGGGATGCTCACCATGGCGATGGAACGCAGGAGGTATTCTACAATGATAAAAGGGTCTTATTTATCTCAACTCACCAGATACCCCTATATCCTGGCACTGGCTATCCTCAGGAGTGTGGAGAAGGCGAGGGAATGGGCTATACTGTAAACATCCCTCTTCCGCCGGGCACGGGAGATGAAGGATATAAGATGGTCATTGAAGAAATTATCGAACCAATAACACTCGAATTTGAGCCGGAATTCATTGCAATCTCCGCCGGACTTGATGCCCACTTTACGGATCAGCTCACTGGACTGGCTTTAACTGCAAAGGGTTATGCAGAGATGTTCAAATGGTGCATAAGCATAGCAGAAGAGCTTTGCGACGGGAGAGTTGTTGCAACTCTCGAAGGCGGCTACAGCGTCGAAGCAGCGTTGCCATACACAAATCTCGGTATAATTTCTGCAATGGCTGGCTTTGACATTTCCGCAATAAGAGAGCCCGAAAACTATCTTGCTGAGCTCGTATGGAGAAAAAAGACTGCAGCAATCCCAAAACTAAAAACAAATATTGAAGAGGTAAAAAAAGTCCACTCGAAGTTCTGGAAGTGCTTTAGATGA
- a CDS encoding endonuclease V, translating to MNIEELNEIQLCIARKVDLRDRYRIDEIKYVIGVDQTFVGDKIISCAVKFEFPALKEIEKNFSIDEVSFPYIPGYLMFREGEPAVNAVKKLISDNTVIIVDGSGIAHPRGCGLATYIAIKTNTPTIGVTKKKLFGEIQGNGDIKTIKDREKTIGYTLKGCKNCKEIYISPGSFISPETALEVIKLCIRGRLPLPIKIAHEIGQELKKRFTMR from the coding sequence ATGAACATTGAGGAACTGAACGAGATTCAGCTATGTATTGCTAGAAAAGTTGATTTGAGAGACAGATATAGAATTGATGAAATAAAATACGTAATCGGAGTCGATCAGACCTTCGTTGGAGATAAAATAATATCGTGTGCGGTAAAGTTTGAATTCCCAGCATTGAAGGAAATTGAAAAAAATTTTTCCATTGACGAAGTTAGTTTCCCTTACATACCCGGATACCTGATGTTCAGAGAGGGTGAACCCGCAGTTAATGCTGTCAAAAAGCTCATCTCTGATAATACGGTCATAATCGTCGATGGAAGCGGAATAGCTCACCCACGAGGATGTGGGCTTGCCACCTACATTGCGATAAAAACGAACACACCTACAATTGGTGTAACAAAAAAGAAACTTTTTGGTGAAATCCAAGGCAACGGAGACATCAAAACCATCAAGGACCGAGAAAAAACCATAGGATACACATTAAAAGGGTGTAAAAATTGTAAGGAAATATATATTTCTCCTGGAAGTTTTATTTCTCCGGAAACTGCCCTTGAAGTCATAAAACTCTGTATTAGGGGTAGGCTTCCTCTTCCTATAAAAATTGCACACGAAATTGGACAGGAATTAAAGAAAAGATTTACCATGCGGTAA
- a CDS encoding DUF473 domain-containing protein, producing MRCYVLTGIARGIIEDIVRRNIRTIELRSAHNVATAMKLNLGDCVFLTYSRIRDLERGISGIIAEVSGKELVQQSLFYSSPHYIEESEMVVVRLKLNPRGVGRIVQIKTGDPLEAIEAEVVEVTHFTAW from the coding sequence ATGAGATGCTACGTTCTAACGGGGATAGCAAGGGGGATTATCGAGGACATTGTAAGAAGGAACATAAGAACGATAGAACTTCGAAGTGCTCACAACGTTGCGACAGCGATGAAGCTGAACCTTGGAGATTGCGTTTTTCTAACTTACTCCAGAATAAGAGATTTGGAGCGAGGAATTAGCGGTATAATTGCAGAGGTTAGCGGAAAAGAACTCGTTCAACAGTCCTTATTTTACTCATCTCCACACTACATTGAGGAAAGCGAAATGGTCGTCGTAAGACTGAAATTGAATCCAAGAGGAGTTGGTAGGATTGTTCAGATAAAAACTGGAGATCCCCTTGAGGCAATAGAAGCAGAGGTAGTTGAAGTGACTCATTTTACCGCATGGTAA
- a CDS encoding proteasome assembly chaperone family protein yields the protein MDEFVEAEIIAETPSLKNPIILTSFPGIGLVGTIATGYFITELPLENLGILDSKELPPVATLFEGVVLPPIRIYQCKELNFLLIHSDLPIIPQIAYGISKVIVDWAIQIKAHRIFSLAGIATFEDKKRVFGAVTHKDLLEEIKDHVEILRTGTISGVAGSIMNECVAVKFPGIALLGETTGFNPDPRAAANLIGALNKILGWKISVEKLLQEAEFIEAQMQKLAQQAVQEVKKEEFPMYG from the coding sequence ATGGATGAGTTTGTGGAGGCGGAAATAATTGCGGAAACCCCATCCCTGAAGAATCCGATTATACTCACGAGTTTCCCGGGAATAGGGCTTGTTGGCACAATTGCAACTGGTTACTTTATCACTGAACTTCCACTCGAAAATCTTGGTATCTTGGATTCCAAGGAGCTCCCTCCTGTGGCAACGCTTTTTGAAGGAGTAGTTTTACCCCCTATTAGGATTTATCAGTGCAAAGAATTGAACTTTCTGCTTATCCATTCTGATCTCCCAATAATTCCTCAGATAGCGTATGGAATAAGCAAAGTCATCGTGGACTGGGCTATTCAAATTAAAGCACATCGTATTTTCTCTCTTGCAGGAATAGCAACTTTTGAAGACAAGAAGAGAGTTTTTGGTGCTGTAACTCATAAAGATTTGCTCGAAGAAATAAAAGATCATGTGGAGATCCTCAGAACTGGCACAATATCCGGTGTTGCGGGAAGCATAATGAACGAGTGCGTGGCTGTGAAGTTTCCGGGTATCGCATTGCTGGGAGAGACAACCGGTTTTAATCCCGATCCAAGGGCTGCAGCAAATTTGATAGGAGCGTTAAACAAGATTTTGGGCTGGAAAATAAGTGTTGAAAAATTACTTCAGGAAGCAGAATTTATAGAGGCGCAGATGCAGAAGCTCGCTCAACAGGCTGTGCAGGAAGTAAAGAAAGAAGAGTTTCCAATGTATGGGTGA
- a CDS encoding pyruvate carboxylase subunit B, with protein MVKIVDLTLRDGHQSLLATRMRTRDMIPILEKFDSAGIYSFEVWGGATFDVCHRFLNENPWERLKEIRKRVKNTLLQMLLRGQNLVGYRNYPDDIVEKFVKKTIENGLDVFRIFDALNDVRNLVAPIKFAKKFGAHHVQGTICYTISSVHTIEKYVETAKQLAELEIDSICIKDMAGLLSPKVASELVKALKKEIRLPINVHSHYTSGMASMALLKAVEAGADMIDTCMSPLACGTSHPPTESMVFALEELGYKTGVKLDVLLEVREYFMKLREKYAGYLDPLSTIPDTNVLVYQIPGGMFSNMISQLKEQNALEKLPEVLKEVPKVREDLGYPPLVTPTSQIVGVQAVLNVLMGERYKVVTKETKDLVKGMYGRTPAPIKEEIVKKILGNEKPIDCRPADLLEPEFEKRKKELLEKGIEPSDENVLIYALFPQTGLQFLMKQTKEEPFPSTSRKVEGSFEVVIDGAKYTVSVKPT; from the coding sequence ATGGTAAAGATCGTTGATCTCACACTTAGAGATGGACACCAATCGCTGTTAGCCACGAGAATGCGGACAAGGGACATGATCCCGATCCTTGAAAAGTTCGATTCTGCGGGCATTTACTCATTCGAGGTCTGGGGAGGTGCAACTTTCGACGTCTGCCACAGATTTCTGAACGAGAATCCGTGGGAAAGACTCAAAGAGATCAGGAAGAGAGTTAAGAATACCCTTCTGCAAATGCTCCTCAGAGGGCAGAACCTTGTTGGCTATCGAAACTATCCCGATGACATCGTTGAGAAATTTGTAAAGAAGACGATCGAAAATGGTTTAGATGTTTTCAGGATCTTTGATGCGCTGAATGATGTCCGAAATCTTGTAGCCCCGATCAAATTTGCAAAGAAGTTCGGAGCACACCACGTGCAGGGAACGATCTGCTATACAATCTCTTCAGTGCACACGATCGAGAAATACGTTGAAACCGCAAAACAGCTTGCAGAACTCGAAATAGACTCGATCTGCATTAAGGACATGGCGGGGCTACTCTCACCAAAAGTTGCAAGCGAACTTGTTAAGGCATTAAAGAAAGAAATAAGATTACCGATCAACGTTCATTCACACTACACAAGCGGAATGGCTTCAATGGCTTTGCTAAAAGCTGTGGAAGCGGGAGCGGACATGATCGACACCTGCATGTCCCCTCTTGCCTGCGGAACTTCCCATCCACCAACAGAGAGCATGGTATTTGCTCTTGAAGAGCTTGGCTACAAAACTGGGGTCAAATTGGATGTGCTTCTTGAAGTCAGGGAATACTTTATGAAGCTCAGGGAGAAGTATGCTGGCTATCTGGATCCGCTTTCAACGATCCCCGACACGAACGTGCTTGTTTATCAGATCCCCGGCGGGATGTTCTCGAATATGATCTCACAGCTGAAAGAACAGAATGCCCTCGAAAAGCTACCCGAAGTTTTGAAGGAAGTGCCGAAAGTGAGAGAGGATCTTGGCTATCCACCACTTGTAACGCCTACAAGCCAGATCGTCGGCGTTCAGGCGGTGCTCAACGTGCTCATGGGAGAGAGATACAAAGTCGTAACGAAGGAAACAAAAGACCTTGTTAAGGGAATGTATGGCAGAACTCCCGCACCAATTAAAGAAGAGATCGTGAAGAAAATCCTTGGCAATGAAAAGCCAATTGACTGCAGACCAGCTGATTTGCTTGAACCAGAGTTCGAAAAGAGAAAGAAAGAACTGCTGGAAAAAGGAATTGAGCCAAGTGACGAGAACGTGCTAATCTATGCTTTGTTCCCGCAAACTGGGCTTCAGTTCCTGATGAAGCAAACAAAGGAAGAACCTTTCCCTTCGACCTCAAGGAAAGTTGAGGGTAGCTTTGAAGTTGTCATAGATGGTGCGAAGTATACTGTGAGCGTTAAACCCACATAA
- a CDS encoding CaiB/BaiF CoA-transferase family protein: MIQAKVLELASFYPGPFCTRILQLLGAEVIKIEPPAGDPARNLEEIFAVFNAGKKFITLDLKSEEDKVRFFSLTRDADVIVEGYRPGVAKKLGIDYEAVSKVNPRIIYCSISAFGQNSRLSQYPAHDLNVLGILGILEICGKGKLLDPNVQLADFSSSVFAVIAILSALIEREKTGKGKFIDISMLKSAAFAVPIHTTSILNGLGILPVFTRNPAYEIYKTSDGFITIGIISEEHFWRRLCKALNLNTDSSLFESIERYEELRNLISLKLEKMKTDEAIKVLQNADVPAFEVLSLRDPDRIEELLGDRIFEEIEFGEKKIKAVKKPF, translated from the coding sequence ATGATCCAAGCAAAGGTTCTTGAACTTGCAAGTTTCTATCCTGGTCCATTCTGCACGAGGATTCTTCAGCTACTTGGTGCTGAAGTCATAAAAATCGAACCCCCTGCTGGAGATCCTGCAAGAAACCTCGAAGAGATCTTTGCAGTTTTTAATGCAGGTAAAAAATTTATAACACTTGATTTAAAAAGCGAAGAAGATAAAGTTCGATTTTTTTCGCTTACAAGAGATGCGGACGTTATTGTAGAGGGCTACAGACCTGGCGTTGCAAAGAAGCTCGGAATCGATTATGAGGCGGTTTCAAAAGTTAACCCAAGGATAATATACTGCTCGATTTCTGCATTTGGTCAGAACTCGAGACTTTCTCAGTATCCCGCACACGATCTGAACGTTCTTGGAATTCTTGGCATTCTTGAGATCTGTGGAAAAGGAAAGCTTTTGGATCCGAATGTTCAGCTCGCAGACTTCTCTTCATCAGTCTTTGCTGTTATAGCAATTCTTTCAGCGCTGATAGAAAGAGAGAAAACTGGAAAGGGTAAGTTTATCGACATCAGCATGCTCAAGTCTGCAGCATTTGCAGTGCCGATTCACACAACCTCGATCCTCAACGGCTTGGGAATCCTGCCAGTCTTCACAAGAAACCCTGCCTATGAAATTTACAAAACTTCAGACGGTTTTATAACCATAGGCATAATCTCGGAAGAACACTTCTGGCGGAGACTTTGCAAAGCACTTAATCTAAACACCGACAGTTCTCTTTTTGAGAGCATTGAAAGATACGAAGAGCTCAGAAATCTCATATCTTTAAAGCTCGAAAAAATGAAAACTGATGAAGCAATAAAGGTTTTGCAAAATGCTGACGTTCCAGCCTTCGAGGTTTTAAGCCTGAGAGATCCTGATAGAATCGAAGAATTGCTCGGAGACAGAATTTTTGAAGAGATAGAGTTTGGAGAAAAGAAAATAAAGGCTGTTAAAAAACCGTTTTGA
- the meaB gene encoding methylmalonyl Co-A mutase-associated GTPase MeaB — protein sequence MNVSDFIDGITAGNRRVLAKAISLVENEHPLAKEILRGVYGRTGRAQIIGITGFPGTGKSTIVSKLVEEFRKREKSVGVVAVDPSSPFTGGALLGDRVRLEGADVSKDLWIDAKVFFRSMGSRGRVGGIAKKTGEVVKLLDAGGYEVIFVETVGAGQSEVGIMEIADTIVVVLMPETGDDIQVNKAGILEIGDIFVINKSDLEGAENVERWLKYMLSLDETIQSADKEVAKWQKRVIRTVATKGIGIKELADAICEHFEFLKLNGILKAKRAEKAKLMAIELAIEDIKAEILKRYGNLLEENASDPYAVAEKIVKELIKP from the coding sequence ATGAATGTCTCGGACTTCATTGATGGAATAACCGCTGGAAACCGAAGAGTTCTTGCAAAAGCCATAAGCCTTGTCGAGAATGAGCATCCATTAGCAAAGGAAATACTTCGTGGAGTTTATGGCAGAACCGGTAGGGCACAGATAATCGGTATAACTGGTTTTCCAGGAACAGGAAAGAGCACGATTGTCAGCAAACTCGTTGAAGAATTTCGAAAGCGTGAAAAAAGCGTTGGAGTTGTTGCAGTCGATCCAAGCTCGCCCTTTACAGGCGGAGCTCTGCTTGGCGACAGGGTTCGCCTTGAAGGTGCTGACGTGAGCAAAGATCTCTGGATCGATGCCAAAGTCTTCTTCAGAAGCATGGGATCCCGTGGCAGAGTCGGGGGAATTGCTAAAAAGACTGGAGAAGTCGTGAAGTTGCTTGATGCTGGTGGCTATGAAGTGATCTTCGTGGAAACAGTCGGAGCGGGACAGAGCGAAGTTGGCATTATGGAGATCGCCGACACGATTGTTGTTGTGTTGATGCCTGAAACGGGAGATGATATCCAAGTCAACAAGGCGGGAATTCTCGAAATCGGCGACATATTCGTGATAAACAAGTCAGATCTTGAAGGGGCGGAGAATGTTGAGAGATGGCTTAAATATATGCTCTCTCTTGACGAAACAATCCAATCTGCAGACAAAGAAGTTGCAAAATGGCAAAAGAGAGTTATAAGAACTGTTGCAACAAAAGGAATTGGGATAAAGGAACTTGCTGACGCAATTTGCGAGCACTTTGAATTTCTAAAGCTGAATGGAATTTTAAAGGCAAAAAGAGCTGAAAAGGCAAAATTAATGGCTATTGAGCTTGCCATTGAGGATATAAAGGCTGAAATTTTAAAGAGATATGGAAATCTGCTTGAAGAGAATGCTTCAGACCCATACGCGGTTGCTGAAAAGATCGTGAAGGAGTTGATAAAACCTTAA
- a CDS encoding cobalamin B12-binding domain-containing protein produces MDKIRVLIAKIGLDGHDRGAKVIARFLRDAGFEVIYTGIHRTPQEVARAVIDEDVDVLGISILSGAHNTIVPRVLDYIRQYGGNPQDLVVLVGGTIPAEDIAKLREIGVDEVFIPGTPISEIIRFIKEKVAEKRGKL; encoded by the coding sequence ATGGATAAAATAAGGGTTCTTATTGCAAAAATTGGTCTTGACGGACACGATAGGGGTGCTAAGGTTATTGCAAGATTTTTGCGAGACGCAGGCTTCGAAGTGATATACACTGGAATCCACAGAACTCCTCAGGAGGTTGCAAGAGCAGTTATAGACGAGGACGTCGATGTTCTTGGCATAAGCATTCTTAGCGGAGCACATAATACGATCGTGCCAAGAGTTTTGGATTATATAAGGCAGTATGGTGGAAATCCACAGGATCTCGTGGTATTGGTAGGCGGAACCATTCCAGCGGAAGATATAGCAAAGCTAAGGGAAATTGGGGTCGATGAAGTCTTTATTCCGGGGACACCTATCTCGGAGATAATTAGGTTTATCAAGGAGAAGGTTGCTGAAAAAAGGGGCAAGTTATGA
- a CDS encoding methylmalonyl-CoA mutase family protein: MGELTEKIREKRKEWEKECLEPWLSKTEKESRKFETLSGIELKEVYDPSDIAHLDFLGDLGYPGEFPFTRGIYPTMYRGRLWTMRLFSGFGTAEDTNKRWKMLLEEGETGLSTAFDFPTLMGLDSDDPLAEGEVGKCGVAVDTLRDFEILFDGIPLDKISTSFTINPPAGIILAMYTAIGDLQGVPRDMLRGTIQNDMLKEFHAQNTIVLPPEASIKLVTDIFEWGIKNVPKFNLISISGYHIREAGSTAVQELAFTIADGMAYVESAIERGIDIDRLAPQLSFFFNSHNDFFEEIAKFRAARRMWAKIMKDYGAKDPRSWWMKFHVQTAGCTLTAQQPLNNIVRVSLQALAAVLGGCQSLHTNSFDEAWALPSEEAVRVALRTQQIIAYESGVTNVVDPLGGSYYVEWLTDKIEKLAWKYIERIREMGNGSMLRGVLKGIENGFFVREISEASAKYQRDFEEGKRIVVGVNRFRINEKLGIPILKIDPEVERRQIERLKKVKAERDSKAVKENLEWLKSSAENGENLMPAIFEAVKSYATIGEIMGTLKQVYGTYRKPIII; encoded by the coding sequence ATGGGGGAACTCACTGAAAAGATTAGAGAAAAAAGAAAGGAATGGGAGAAAGAATGCTTAGAACCTTGGCTTTCGAAAACTGAAAAGGAGTCAAGAAAATTTGAAACTCTCTCAGGTATCGAGTTAAAAGAGGTTTACGATCCTTCAGATATTGCGCATCTTGACTTTTTAGGAGATTTAGGCTATCCCGGAGAGTTTCCGTTCACAAGGGGCATTTATCCGACAATGTATCGTGGAAGACTCTGGACTATGAGGCTTTTTTCAGGCTTTGGGACTGCTGAGGACACAAACAAAAGATGGAAAATGCTTCTTGAAGAAGGCGAAACTGGGTTAAGCACCGCATTCGATTTCCCAACGCTTATGGGACTCGACAGTGACGATCCGCTTGCAGAGGGGGAAGTTGGAAAATGCGGAGTTGCTGTTGATACGCTTAGAGATTTCGAAATACTCTTCGATGGCATTCCCCTTGATAAGATCTCCACGTCCTTTACGATAAATCCACCAGCGGGGATAATACTGGCGATGTATACCGCAATTGGAGATCTGCAAGGGGTTCCGAGGGATATGTTAAGGGGCACTATCCAGAACGACATGCTTAAGGAATTTCATGCTCAAAACACGATTGTTTTGCCTCCTGAAGCTTCGATTAAGCTCGTAACAGATATATTCGAATGGGGAATAAAGAACGTTCCCAAATTCAATCTGATCAGCATCTCGGGATACCACATCAGAGAAGCGGGCTCCACTGCGGTGCAGGAACTTGCCTTTACAATTGCAGATGGCATGGCTTATGTTGAATCTGCTATTGAAAGGGGAATAGACATCGACAGGCTTGCTCCCCAGCTGAGCTTCTTTTTCAACTCTCACAACGACTTCTTTGAAGAGATTGCAAAGTTTAGAGCTGCAAGGAGAATGTGGGCAAAAATAATGAAGGACTATGGAGCAAAGGATCCGAGATCTTGGTGGATGAAGTTCCATGTTCAGACCGCGGGCTGCACGCTTACCGCTCAGCAACCGCTAAACAACATAGTTCGAGTTTCACTTCAAGCCCTTGCAGCAGTTCTTGGCGGTTGTCAAAGTCTGCACACGAATAGCTTCGATGAAGCATGGGCATTGCCAAGTGAAGAAGCGGTAAGGGTCGCTCTGAGAACCCAACAGATAATTGCATACGAAAGCGGGGTCACTAATGTTGTAGATCCGCTCGGGGGTAGCTACTACGTTGAATGGCTCACAGACAAAATCGAGAAGCTCGCATGGAAATACATTGAGAGAATCAGGGAAATGGGAAATGGAAGTATGCTCAGGGGAGTTTTGAAGGGTATAGAGAACGGCTTCTTTGTTAGAGAGATATCGGAAGCTTCTGCAAAGTATCAGAGAGACTTTGAGGAGGGTAAAAGAATTGTTGTTGGTGTTAACAGATTTAGGATAAATGAAAAGCTCGGGATACCGATTTTAAAGATCGATCCAGAAGTGGAAAGAAGACAAATTGAGAGATTGAAGAAAGTGAAGGCTGAGAGGGACAGCAAGGCAGTTAAGGAGAACCTTGAGTGGCTTAAGAGCAGTGCAGAAAACGGAGAAAATCTGATGCCCGCAATTTTCGAGGCAGTAAAGAGCTATGCAACGATTGGTGAAATCATGGGAACGCTAAAGCAGGTTTATGGAACTTACAGAAAACCGATAATAATTTAG